The following nucleotide sequence is from Chelmon rostratus isolate fCheRos1 chromosome 11, fCheRos1.pri, whole genome shotgun sequence.
GAGCCTTCCTGGCCTTCACTTAAATGCTTCTCCAGCTTGGCGAAGGCCTCCAAAAACTTATACACAGACATGGCCACTGCACTGGTGGGAATCTAACAGGGACAAGTATAGATGGTTCAACAAGGGAGCAAAGATGTGTTTAGGTACTGCATAAAATTGTAAGGAGCTAAATAAGTCAAGATACACTTGTCAAATGAAGtgtgccccctgctggccacaaaaccacaacatgaCAAACCTTAGTTAGCAACACCAGTGTGATGCCAGGCCACAGAGGCAGACAGTACATGGAGTGAGGCATCATGGGATACAGCCCCTCTTTGAGTGAGACCTCCAAAAAGACTCTGCGAGGGGCTGAAGGGTCAGGTGGAGGAACCTCCAGAGTCTGCAAGCTGTCCTCTGCCATCTGGAGACATTATTATTTGATTAGGGTGTGAGGTCTTAATTCAACCTCGACAGTCACTTTATATAGAATTAGACTTTGAAATATACTCGCACCTGGATGTCTGGGTccacaaactcaaacacaggAGTGCGTCCTCCCACTGGCTTGTCTGCTGATGCATGAAAATTAAGACAAAGAACAAAATACTGTAGATCGTAATGGGGGAAGAATATCACACATCACATTGCTGCCCTCGCTGACACAACCCACCTGAGCTGCCTGAGTCTCTGTCTGTCGGGGAGGGCTCCGGGGTGTAAAAACTCTCAGGGCCAGACCCAGATGTACTGTCAACATCCTTCAGAGACGAGCACacaacatgcacagaaacagaaataaacgaTCAGAAACAAAATGACCTGTGGTGGTGCTGTGCAAGCGAGCGAGCGACTGCCACCTTTTTTTACCTCAGGAGCTGGATCATCCAGGTCTACGCTGCTGGGATACATATTCTGGGCCATGATGATGAGGGCCAGAAGGTCTGAGGTGGTGAGCGTGCTCGCATTACGGCTAGAATGAGCAGAGGATCAGAGTGAAAAATCTTCAGTACATTTAAATAAGTCTGCTCACTGACTTACACATTATAAATATGAAATAGCGCAAGTTATGGGATAAAAGTGACGGGTTTATCTGCACCTGGAGTAGAAGGCAAGCAGTTTGGTGTGAACCAAGATGAAGGCGTGCAgcacctcctctcctgctctctccacaCTGCTGTTGAGCTGCTGAACTAAACGGCGCTCCAGGAACTCGATGCACTGCTCACACAGCGTGGGGTGGATCAGCCTCTCCACCGCCTGAGACAGGAAGGAGACCATGTGAGAGCGCGATGGTGACAATTTGAACCACCACTTCCATCCTGGCTTGATTTAATTTGCCTTAAACACGTACACAGTGGCTTTCAAATGTTTCAGACTATGAATTTCCCAGAGCCTCTAATGAGAAAGGACTGAAGGATGGCCAGAGGGGTAGAATTCATTGATCTAAGATAAAAATGACTTTGACTGGACTGGTCTGACATTAAGTTAAACACACAtctcttgcaaaaaaaaaaaagacagcaaactGTAGTTTCAACACCCAATTACAAGGGTCTTTATCATCAAGAAAACATCAGCCTTCTAGCTGCTtctgccatctagtggttaAAATATTCCTAATGTGATGTATCAATGCAACAAGGAGAGTCAGGGCTTCACTGCCAAATAATGTgcctcaaaaaacaaaacacttaacaCTACAAATATGAACAATGAGTCAATAATTCACAGTCACATCATGACACAAGACCCGAACAATTATATTTTGTGCAATATCATAACACTAACAGCTCAGTAAGATCTTGGTTAGGCCTACTGCTGTAGAcccattattatcattataaatgttgttgttgtagcggttattgtcattattattgtgGCTGTGCAGTTCTCTCTTGGCTCAGTCTCAGAAATTGTTGGGTCTTTGTAAATTAAGGAGTATTGTCTAGAGCTGTTCTATATAAAGTGTCATGATATGATTGAATTTATTCCTCACAAAATAGTTGGCAAAAGTCTGCACTCCCCGGTAAAGCTGTGTCTTTTGGTATCAACCGTTAAACTGTTGAGTGAAAAATGTTGTGTAATCTAAAGCAAAATTGgccaaatctaaaaaaaaaaaaagaaatgcactgCACCTCCACTAAGAAGCTCTGGTCGTTCTCTCTGAGGTGGCTGTAGGTCTCCAGCAGACTCTGGAGATGCTTCCACAGCCTCGCTCTTTGCTCTGTGTCCTGAGGACGCAGCCTGgcaacaaacagcacagtttgtATATCACCACTCTTCCTTAAAACCCGTCCAAAATCCAGAAggacgcacacacgcacgcacatttCAGGGACAATAAACCATTTGATCTTGGCACCTGGTCGTTTTAATGTGTTCTTATTATCCTCATTGAGctcagatctctgtcctccagagcaaaacctgtGTGTGACTAATTTGAAATGGTGACAAATCAGACTTTTTGAGTTAAAGGaaactttttacaaactttgTGATACTCTGCCTTCAGGGAATTCTTAATTATGTGTCCCTCCCGTAAACTGGAAATTGCAATacattttgtcactttgtcCTGGCATGTTGCAGTACCAGTGTGTAGGATAgtctgtgattggatgaattATATGCCTTATCAACAGCAGATCGGCTGCACAGTTATTTCTGACAGTATATCATTCATGTCCCACCTatactgtttgcatttttcacacagttctgttaAATAAAgcatgttttggtgttttcatggcaCAGAATTAGGGATGCACCTATgttttaaaaccgataccgataaccgataactttcagctcctaaaggccgataccgataactgatagcacacacatatacctaacatcatgacatgaatgaatgaaaaactattggtaagcctctcaaacatgttcttaaagctatcaaacaaacctatttgatatctcacatcaatttaaataaggtgcattacttactgatataaaaaataaaggccccttgaaatgatgcaaatacatgcatcaggattacaaactgaaaaagtgtattccagatgtttacaaaaaataaatatacatagaaaattaatgcactggcacaagttagattcaaacatttctatttaaacaaactgaaaaagtgcattcctcaatgacaacaaaaataatgcacagtgcatactGTACTaacagaagttagaagacggcgctcttaaatactcaattctgattggtcaatcgcgaaaattcagcggtgttcctaacaatcagactaaaggggcaatcccttaatgtaccaagctcaataagAAATCGCCAGTTGATTTGAAtggcataatatggagcattttccgtacattatttttaatttgtttggagaggaccaaacacttggctggagaatgatgtcgccagcaaaaaagaagagaaaagtaaagaacaacgctggactgacaggaggagcgatattaagacacaaaagacttgaggacgcagagattgaccagattgtagccgacagacacgaaaaaaacaccaagagaaacacagcatggacgatcggtctgctaaaagactgctgagtggagacaaaactggagacagattttttaatgtctgacgctgaaagcagaaatcagctgatgcaggacttttatccatcagtccgaaaaaatagcggtaaaccaaactctttCTCCAGCtatgtctctctcaggtctgggatatcccgtcacttgtccacatttgacatgatttcgctgaatatctgtaaagaaataagttttcctgcctgccggcctgcgcacagtgagaggcggttgctacgcaacgtatgtgtttactttcagagccgctgcgcagtgagagcggtgacaggcaagagtagactgattttaaatcaataaaatatgttttaatcactattttgtgtcacactattgaatgctttagtaataagccgtgttctaagcgggataatgtatagtgagcagtttcctacggagaagcgtcgcgtcgggcttctatgtcatcctgatCCTtccatcctgaaggaagatacatgatcccttacttagacttatgtaaacaaactgaagaagggcagtccatagtaagtcaagcaccatcacgtccatgattaaatcttcaacaaccttagcccgtgggtcatctttggcaaatttcttggacttttcgaaagcctcgccgtcgcgtaagtcccggtggcttctttgcggctgccttgctaacgttagcgtctttagcaagccggccgtcctcatacgctttccaaactccgtcaaagcggtggttatgtaGGTATATGTAGGTATGTaggtattaaagctcgtgcaatttctcgctcctagtggaactcgcttggatcatttgttacgaataaccagcgaacaatcttcttcggaaactttgaagaagtctgaactctgttttcattagcacgctgtgccgcatgctgcattccaggtgtaacgtacattcccccttccctcgtttgccagtcgttcggatttatcggaatgacgtcatagTTTCTTGTTATATTAGAAATGAccatcagtgacatcacacagtgacatcacagtgtgacatcacagtgacatcagagatcacacagtgacatcacacagtgacatcacacactgacatcacgtCACGCTGTGACgtcacgctgtgacatgacacgctgtgacatgacacgctgtgacatcacacggtgacatcaaactgtgacatcacacactgtgacatcacacactgacatcacagtgtaacaccacagtgacatcagagataacacagtgacatcacgtcacgctgtgacatcacacactaaagcttgtgccatttctcgctcctagtggaactcgcttggatcatttgttacgaataaccagcaaacaatcttcttcggaaactttgaagaagtctaaactctgttttcataagcacgctgtgccgcatgctgcattcaaggtgtaacatacattcccccgttccctcgtttgccagtcgctctttcggcctatttaagttcatgtttctattttttgtgtgtaacatgtgaaaaaatactgtgaatgttaattcaagtcagcaactagcaaaattatgaccgagttaacgagttgttttctggcatgagggggtattcttgatttttcccagtgagaaagagtttttctgattatgctaacgtcacttgaacgcagcattcgCTGCAGGCCATCCGGGAGCaaggcactgccgtgctgacaaaaacacatatgttatcggggctggttgtcatgatatcggacttatcggaatgacatcataatttcctgttatcggcccaATAACTATCGGCccaataattatcgtgcatccctacacAGAATAGATGTAATATTAGAggtgtgtctctttctccttctcgtTTGCTGGTCGTCTAAACTTGAACAACCTATATTAAGTAAATTAGCttagtttaataaaaaaatatcattgTAAATGTTCTGTTGTGCTCGGAtgccaacacacaaacagatggagTTTCCACCGCATTAAGATCCAAACACAAAGCGAGCCAGACTCCAGATCCCGCCATCAGGCAGATGTGATCACATTCCGATCATGAAGCTTTTACATGTGCGTTTCCTCATGCAGATCACATTTtaacaccaggtgtaaatggagCCAAATTATCTTACTCTTTTCTGAGGAGGTTGCTGCTGAGGGTGACCATGCCAAACAGGACCTCAATCATCTTCTTCATCACATAGATCTTCCTCCTCAGatcatcctctccctcctcaccatCTCCATTCACAGCAATGTAGAGACACTCGTCGAACTGAGGAGGACACACAGTCATCTCATGACCTTGCACTGCCTCAAGCGTGTGAATACATTGGAAAGCAGAGTGAAGATGGTTGTACTCAAATGATATTCTCCACTGAATAAACATTTGTATTAAAAAGATCTAAAAGGCTGTTGACTGGACTGCAAACTCGTGTTTGGATCGGTGATTGTAtcatgagctgcagcaggacaaaGAACAGTTTGATTCCTTCACAAGACTCACATGACAAATATGACGCTTCGCTGTAAGAGAGGCCTGCATTTAGGTCACAGTGCTATTACTGCTGGCAAGACGGCGGTCAAGAATGCAGGAATTTGCTTTCTACGTGAAGGCATTTCAAAACAAGATCAAAAGAACTAAACCTGGTGCAGGACGTAGACAtggttgttttctgtggtgAAGGAGGTGTAGTTGTCTCCCAGCCTGTCCACCATGGTGCTGCAGGAGATGATGATGGGGGCAAATAGGGTGCTGATGCTGTCCTCAAAGGCTGGAGGCTGAACGTGCAAACAAAGAAGGGACAGAATAAAAGATAGCGATTAAGGGTTATTCTAAAAGCTCCAGGAAGCCGCCTGTTGaatttcttcctcctcaccccctGGCCCTCCTCTTGACTCGCCCCATACTGCTCCTGGATATTCTGCTGAAACTCGGGGTCAGTCCAGTGGAAGAGGACCTCTGCGCTCTCACTGGCTATCAGCAAGCACTTCATCTGGACCACAGACGCACTCCTGTCCTGCTTCAGCGAGGTGTCCTATTTACTCCGATCACTCCACATGCATCATGCTATAAAGAGAGAGGTTCAAAGCATTGAGGCAGAAGAGTTTAGAAAGGACTTTATAAAGCAGAGAGGTCTGGCATGTTACTACTCACAGCTGGGGCTTGTCCGGATGACACATGACTAATTACACGTGTAACATCCATCATTTACATGCAGTTCAAAGGTGTGGACATCAATCCAACACTTCAATGCcagtctattttttttaatattgaatattttctttGAGGGCAGATGGTTGTTCGCTGTCAAACACCCCCTCCTGCATCTCTATAacttcatcactttaatgtaaACACTGAATTTTACCCATGAGTTGAttctcactggaacactactTTCACACAGGCCTAGCTATGAACACATTAGCGACTGAGAAACGGAGAAACTAAAAGCAAAGGGAAACTTTTTTCCCACGCTCCACTGCTTTTTGACCTAAAATAAACAGTCTCCCAGAGCTGATGTTTTATCAGTGACAACCTCTGGTGAGAACACagataaaaatgaaagtgaggTCAGAGGCAAACATGCCAACAGTGAGGGATTTCAGGGCACAAAGCTGCACTCCCATTAATAGAAGGTGGTTTGCGTTTGGACCTCAAGGTGTATATTCTCATTTTCCTCATGAAGGATCAGGTGGTACTGATCAGTCTTAATCTGTTGATAAATGTGGGACTGTGCCTTGTAAATTTACTGCCCTCTGAAATCATCTTACtcaaaaaaaggacaaaagaaacCTTTAAGGGCACAGTTATGCTAATCCTACAGTCCTCCATTTAGCATTAatctttcatcatcatttttaaagatgCTTAAACAATCAtcagaaacacaaatgtgaaatatttctggCCTGCTTTCATCATCACAGACAGGCGGAAGAACACGATTGCAGCACTTCCCTAATATTACTAACCATCATCGAAGTTGTGCACAGAGCCTGCGAACCCTTTAGAAACGCATTAGATCATGTCTATGTGCAGTGAGCCGGCATGTAGTGAGGTTATCTTAATACTGACAATGACTTTTACTCGCTACAGTATGtaaagcagtggaggaagaagtATTCACATCTTTTACATAAgcactaataccacactgtgaataTATTATGTTATAagtgaaaattgaaaatgttactttagtaaaagtatgtaagtatataAAGTATTTACGATTATAGATTGAtctattactgctgcattcatgtgtatgctgcattcaaggttGCAAATATTTAAGGTTGaactcattttaactacttcatATACTGTTGGCCaatttaatctacagcaatgcattaTACtctggctgtcctgtgagaaccacttATCtctaaaagtgcatttttttatgGGCTCtaaaaaacagccctgttttcag
It contains:
- the hps1 gene encoding Hermansky-Pudlak syndrome 1 protein isoform X3; protein product: MKCLLIASESAEVLFHWTDPEFQQNIQEQYGASQEEGQGPPAFEDSISTLFAPIIISCSTMVDRLGDNYTSFTTENNHVYVLHQFDECLYIAVNGDGEEGEDDLRRKIYVMKKMIEVLFGMVTLSSNLLRKELRPQDTEQRARLWKHLQSLLETYSHLRENDQSFLVEAVERLIHPTLCEQCIEFLERRLVQQLNSSVERAGEEVLHAFILVHTKLLAFYSSRNASTLTTSDLLALIIMAQNMYPSSVDLDDPAPEDVDSTSGSGPESFYTPEPSPTDRDSGSSDKPVGGRTPVFEFVDPDIQMAEDSLQTLEVPPPDPSAPRRVFLEVSLKEGLYPMMPHSMYCLPLWPGITLVLLTKIPTSAVAMSVYKFLEAFAKLEKHLSEGQEGSAATRGQPTIHDIRSKLDKFIKALGPSEIQSAQLQNVWTEFKNRAFTRGGPGFNKDLIPWCKNMKTQLCGIYRQCFHVDTGPSDIPRRLSPALQERAQSMVQEKLMDWKDFLLVKSKRNITMVSYLEDFPGLIHFICVDRSTGQMIAPSLHITERTTSELGKGPVAQFIKSKVWNLVSTTRRYLQKGYSTVTLRDGDFYFCYFLWFENETGFKLEAGDMPILPDDSAPIGMLAWDYYSRKLLRYYSKNHQGEVVKCYELLTVHLGVIPTEIILQHCRQLASKLWEPSRNPLL
- the hps1 gene encoding Hermansky-Pudlak syndrome 1 protein isoform X1; its protein translation is MKCLLIASESAEVLFHWTDPEFQQNIQEQYGASQEEGQGPPAFEDSISTLFAPIIISCSTMVDRLGDNYTSFTTENNHVYVLHQFDECLYIAVNGDGEEGEDDLRRKIYVMKKMIEVLFGMVTLSSNLLRKELRPQDTEQRARLWKHLQSLLETYSHLRENDQSFLVEAVERLIHPTLCEQCIEFLERRLVQQLNSSVERAGEEVLHAFILVHTKLLAFYSSRNASTLTTSDLLALIIMAQNMYPSSVDLDDPAPEDVDSTSGSGPESFYTPEPSPTDRDSGSSADKPVGGRTPVFEFVDPDIQMAEDSLQTLEVPPPDPSAPRRVFLEVSLKEGLYPMMPHSMYCLPLWPGITLVLLTKIPTSAVAMSVYKFLEAFAKLEKHLSEGQEGSAATRGQPTIHDIRSKLDKFIKALGPSEIQSAQLQNVWTEFKNRAFTRGGPGFNKDLIPWCKNMKTQLCGIYRQCFHVDTGPSDIPRRLSPALQERAQSMVQEKLMDWKDFLLVKSKRNITMVSYLEDFPGLIHFICVDRSTGQMIAPSLHITERTTSELGKGPVAQFIKSKVWNLVSTTRRYLQKGYSTVTLRDGDFYFCYFLWFENETGFKLEAGDMPILPDDSAPIGMLAWDYYSRKLLRYYSKNHQGEVVKCYELLTVHLGVIPTEIILQHCRQLASKLWEPSRNPLL
- the hps1 gene encoding Hermansky-Pudlak syndrome 1 protein isoform X4; the protein is MKCLLIASESAEVLFHWTDPEFQQNIQEQYGASQEEGQGPPAFEDSISTLFAPIIISCSTMVDRLGDNYTSFTTENNHVYVLHQFDECLYIAVNGDGEEGEDDLRRKIYVMKKMIEVLFGMVTLSSNLLRKELRPQDTEQRARLWKHLQSLLETYSHLRENDQSFLVEAVERLIHPTLCEQCIEFLERRLVQQLNSSVERAGEEVLHAFILVHTKLLAFYSSRNASTLTTSDLLALIIMAQNMYPSSVDLDDPAPEDVDSTSGSGPESFYTPEPSPTDRDSGSSADKPVGGRTPVFEFVDPDIQMAEDSLQTLEVPPPDPSAPRRVFLEVSLKEGLYPMMPHSMYCLPLWPGITLVLLTKIPTSAVAMSVYKFLEAFAKLEKHLSEGQEGSAATRGQPTIHDIRSKLDKFIKALGPSEIQSAQLQNVWTEFKNRAFTRGGPGFNKDLIPWCKNMKTQLCGIYRQCFHVDTGPSDIPRRLSPALQERAQSMRETDGLEGLPVGEKQEEYHHGVLEDFPGLIHFICVDRSTGQMIAPSLHITERTTSELGKGPVAQFIKSKVWNLVSTTRRYLQKGYSTVTLRDGDFYFCYFLWFENETGFKLEAGDMPILPDDSAPIGMLAWDYYSRKLLRYYSKNHQGEVVKCYELLTVHLGVIPTEIILQHCRQLASKLWEPSRNPLL
- the hps1 gene encoding Hermansky-Pudlak syndrome 1 protein isoform X2; the protein is MKCLLIASESAEVLFHWTDPEFQQNIQEQYGASQEEGQGPPAFEDSISTLFAPIIISCSTMVDRLGDNYTSFTTENNHVYVLHQFDECLYIAVNGDGEEGEDDLRRKIYVMKKMIEVLFGMVTLSSNLLRKELRPQDTEQRARLWKHLQSLLETYSHLRENDQSFLVEAVERLIHPTLCEQCIEFLERRLVQQLNSSVERAGEEVLHAFILVHTKLLAFYSSRNASTLTTSDLLALIIMAQNMYPSSVDLDDPAPEDVDSTSGSGPESFYTPEPSPTDRDSGSSADKPVGGRTPVFEFVDPDIQMAEDSLQTLEVPPPDPSAPRRVFLEVSLKEGLYPMMPHSMYCLPLWPGITLVLLTKIPTSAVAMSVYKFLEAFAKLEKHLSEGQEGSAATRGQPTIHDIRSKLDKFIKALGPSEIQSAQLQNVWTEFKNRAFTRGGPGFNKDLIPWCKNMKTQLCGIYRQCFHVDTGPSDIPRRLSPALQERAQSMVQEKLMDWKDFLLVKSKRNITMVSYLEDFPGLIHFICVDRSTGQMIAPSLHITERTTSELGKGPVAQFIKSKVWNLVSTTRRYLQKGYSTVTLRDGDFYFCYFLWFENETGFKLEAGDMPILPDDSAPIGMLAWDYYRKLLRYYSKNHQGEVVKCYELLTVHLGVIPTEIILQHCRQLASKLWEPSRNPLL
- the hps1 gene encoding Hermansky-Pudlak syndrome 1 protein isoform X5 yields the protein MKCLLIASESAEVLFHWTDPEFQQNIQEQYGASQEEGQGPPAFEDSISTLFAPIIISCSTMVDRLGDNYTSFTTENNHVYVLHQFDECLYIAVNGDGEEGEDDLRRKIYVMKKMIEVLFGMVTLSSNLLRKELRPQDTEQRARLWKHLQSLLETYSHLRENDQSFLVEAVERLIHPTLCEQCIEFLERRLVQQLNSSVERAGEEVLHAFILVHTKLLAFYSSRNASTLTTSDLLALIIMAQNMYPSSVDLDDPAPEDVDSTSGSGPESFYTPEPSPTDRDSGSSADKPVGGRTPVFEFVDPDIQMAEDSLQTLEVPPPDPSAPRRVFLEVSLKEGLYPMMPHSMYCLPLWPGITLVLLTKIPTSAVAMSVYKFLEAFAKLEKHLSEGQEGSAATRGQPTIHDIRSKLDKFIKALGPSEIQSAQLQNVWTEFKNRAFTRGGPGFNKDLIPWCKNMKTQLCGIYRQCFHVDTGPSDIPRRLSPALQERAQSMRETDGLEGLPVGEKQEEYHHGVLLGGFPRPHPFYLCGPIHWPDDCTVTPHHRTHHV